Proteins from one Anastrepha obliqua isolate idAnaObli1 chromosome 2, idAnaObli1_1.0, whole genome shotgun sequence genomic window:
- the LOC129237418 gene encoding arylalkylamine N-acetyltransferase 1: protein MEYKLITEERYDDVIRHLCDNFFADEPLNKAAGLCRRGEGHRELEHLCYETLKDNLSLMAVNENNDIAGVLLNGVVYPNGIVHAQERIELSDDERFKKIFRLLNEHNLRANILGHFNVERAFEVRMLSVDGRFRGQGIAKELVRRSEQIARDFEFKLMKADATGIFSQKILKSNGFKVLSELYYDKYTDEFDKPLLLVEAPHIKLQLLYKLLE from the exons ATGGAATACAAATTGATTACCGAGGAACGCTATGACGATGTCATTCGACATTtatgtgataatttttttgccGATGAGCCACTGAATAAGGCAGCTGGGCTGTGTCGTCGTGGTGAGGGTCATCGCGAATTGGAACATCTTTGCTACGAGACACTTAAGGATAATTTGAGTTTAATGGCTGTGAATGAGAATAACGAC ATTGCCGGCGTTCTCCTCAATGGCGTCGTTTATCCGAATGGTATCGTACATGCCCAGGAGCGCATTGAGCTCAGTGATGACGAGCGATTCAAGAAAATATTCCGACTATTAAATGAGCACAATTTGCGTGCTAACATTCTCGGGCATTTCAATGTAGAACGTGCTTTCGAGGTCCGTATGCTTTCAGTGGATGGTCGCTTTCGAGGACAGGGTATTGCCAAAGAGCTGGTGCGGCGTAGCGAACAAATAGCGAGAGATTTTGAATTTAAG CTCATGAAAGCCGACGCAACGGGGATTTTCTctcaaaaaattctgaaatccAACGGCTTCAAAGTACTCAGCGAGCTTTACTATGACAAATACACAGATGAATTTGACAAGCCATTGCTGCTGGTGGAAGCGCCGCACATTAAATTACAGTTACTGTACAAATTATTGGAGTAA
- the LOC129237416 gene encoding V-type proton ATPase subunit D 1, with translation MSGKDRLPIFPSRGAQMLMKSRLAGAQKGHGLLKKKADALQLRFRMILGKIIETKTLMGDVMKEAAFSLAEAKFTTGDFNQVVLQNVTKAQIKIRTKKDNVAGVTLPVFESYQDGSDTYEFAGLARGGQQLAKLKKNYQSAVKLLVELASLQTSFVTLDEVIKITNRRVNAIEHVIIPRIDRTLAYIISELDELEREEFYRLKKIQDKKRIARKKAEAIKAQLLEQGIDVRQQANILDEGDDDVLF, from the exons ATGTCAGGCAAGGACAGGCTACCGATTTTCCCATCTCGTGG TGCTCAGATGTTGATGAAGTCGCGTTTGGCTGGCGCACAAAAGGGTCATGGTCTACTTAAGAAGAAGGCGGATGCACTGCAATTGCGTTTCCGTATGATTTTGGGTAAAATTATAGAG ACGAAAACCCTTATGGGTGATGTCATGAAGGAGGCTGCGTTCTCGCTTGCCGAGGCCAAATTCACCACTGGTGACTTCAATCAGGTGGTCTTGCAAAATGTGACCAAGGCCCAGATTAAGATCCGCACAAAGAAAGATAACGTCGCCGGTGTAACACTGCCCGTATTCGAATCCTATCAAGATGGCTCTGACACATACGAATTTGCTGGGTTGGCGCGTGGTGGCCAGCAGCTGGCCAAATTGAAGAAGAACTACCAAAGCGCTGTAAAACTTTTAGTTGAGTTGGCATCGCTGCAAACTTCATTCGTTACATTAGATGAGGTTATTAAAATCACCAATAGAAGAGTTAACGCCATTGAGCATG TCATCATTCCACGCATCGATCGTACACTCGCTTACATCATCTCTGAATTAGACGAGTTGGAGCGTGAGGAATTTTaccgtttgaaaaaaattcaagataaGAAACGAATTGCGCGCAAAAAGGCAGAGGCTATTAAAGCACAACTGCTCGAGCAGGGTATCGATGTGCGCCAGCAAGCCAATATATTGGACGAAGGCGATGATGATGTGCTCTTCTAA
- the LOC129238927 gene encoding uncharacterized protein LOC129238927 has product MFLQRPQMTLKRLQLPLALSLLLMCHGAWANRTTNAAGAAANVADALKVNATPTPVPLLAVPLVSSSEATLLTTQRLFPPSTSSSSPSRLGRARRRFDDDEVADVELTPPHSATTADIKASTIAKTGRNLGNLPKKRYKVVAVHTNCTRDLFSMRIDLNRDFRGLVYAKDFPLECSARGSAHQNVTLRLPTSGCGVRAEPRADGVMELSVRVMLQMEQKLRQSSDILRTVRCKLQPTAMGMMVGPVASLAGKRVRIKADQQRKVAQNYRNGRMRMLDAPHNNKDNTNAAAAADNEDFTNVPQTDASTIESQTLKEHEHKKVEAEGEEEEEGQHEQEAYATSKTPESTATAVPESADGSSGASNSTPSSNATPRVRIWLELGGLDGSGAVEVGQATTLTVRAIVPGSMGVRVVDCAALDGLGESKQQLLDERGCTIDEQVMPPLNKHFKPLDEGWSKQQPDDLMEKTFAATFPAFKFPDRERLHVSCGVQLCKGKCPNVNCRSSEPLQLSADKHLARIEVFNSLAVTAPQIEVDRLRYDRRYNMSAEEYPPHIRQIHSDGTLCLSVSKLAISFCVLGLIFLVAVIVAIYSLIRARRRSTGSTCALTPPSSGAGHVQRAELCTSMFSSSSESAQSARFGSKLLMPYYPNTLPYGRVY; this is encoded by the exons ATGTTCTTGCAACGGCCGCAAATGACACTAAAAAGGTTGCAGTTGCCGCTTGCATTGTCACTGTTGCTTATGTGTCACGGTGCCTGGGCAAACAGAACGACAAATGCAGCCGGAGCAGCTGCCAACGTAGCCGATGCTTTAAAAGTCAACGCAACGCCAACACCTGTACCGTTGTTAGCTGTACCTTTAGTTTCGTCATCGGAAGCTACACTTCTAACTACGCAGCGCCTATTTCCGCCATCAACGTCATCATCTTCGCCCTCAAGGTTGGGCCGAGCGCGTCGCCGCTTTGATGACGACGAAGTGGCGGACGTAGAATTGACGCCACCACATTCGGCCACTACTGCCGATATCAAAGCATCTACTATCGCTAAAACCGGGCGCAATCTTGGCAATTTGCCAAAAAAACGTTACAAAGTAGTGGCGGTGCATACAAATTGTACGCGCGACCTCTTCTCGATGCGCATCGACTTGAACCGAGATTTTCGTGGTCTTGTCTACGCCAAGGATTTTCCATTGGAGTGTAGTGCGCGCGGTAGTGCACATCAAAATGTCACATTGCGACTACCCACATCCGGTTGTGGAGTGCGCGCCGAGCCGCGCGCGGATGGCGTAATGGAGTTGTCCGTACGGGTGATGCTACAAATGGAGCAAAAGTTGCGTCAGAGTTCGGATATATTGCGTACAGTGCGTTGCAAGCTGCAGCCAACGGCAATGGGCATGATGGTAGGGCCAGTTGCGAGCTTGGCGGGAAAACGTGTAAGGATCAAAGCGGATCAACAGCGAAAAGTAGCTCAGAATTACAG AAATGGACGCATGCGCATGCTCGATGCGCCACACAACAATAAAGACAACACAAATGCCGCTGCAGCAGCTGACAATGAAGATTTCACCAATGTGCCGCAAACGGATGCGTCTACCATTGAATCGCAAACATTGAAAGAACACGAACATAAAAAAGTAGAAGCCGAaggcgaagaagaagaagaaggccaACATGAACAGGAAGCATATGCGACCTCTAAAACTCCGGAGTCAACAGCTACAGCGGTGCCTGAAAGCGCCGACGGTAGCAGTGGTGCCTCCAATAGCACACCAAGCAGCAATGCCACACCACGCGTGCGGATTTGGCTCGAACTGGGCGGCCTTGACGGTTCCGGCGCAGTGGAAGTTGGCCAAGCCACAACATTGACCGTGCGCGCCATAGTGCCAGGCTCGATGGGTGTGCGTGTGGTGGACTGTGCGGCGCTCGATGGGCTGGGTGAATCGAAGCAGCAGCTGCTGGACGAGCGCGGTTGCACAATAGATGAGCAG GTCATGCCGCCGTTGAATAAACATTTCAAACCACTCGACGAGGGCTGGTCAAAACAACAACCGGACGACTTGATGGAGAAAACATTCGCGGCCACGTTTCCAGCCTTCAAATTTCCCGATCGCGAACGTTTGCATGTGAGTTGTGGCGTGCAACTTTGCAAAGGCAAATGCCCGAAC GTGAATTGTCGCAGCTCGGAGCCGTTACAGCTGAGCGCTGATAAGCATTTGGCACGCATCGAAGTCTTCAATTCATTGGCGGTGACGGCGCCGCAAATAGAAGTGGACCGATTGCGCTACGATCGTCGCTATAATATGAGTG CCGAAGAATACCCGCCCCACATTCGTCAAATTCATAGCGACGGCACCCTTTGTCTGTCCGTCTCCAAGTTAGCCATCTCGTTCTGCGTGCTAGGCCTCATCTTTCTGGTGGCCGTGATTGTGGCAATTTATTCGCTGATACGTGCGCGTCGTCGTTCCACGGGCAGTACTTGTGCGTTGACGCCGCCTAGCAGTGGGGCGGGCCATGTGCAgcgtgcagagctctgcacatCGATGTTCTCATCAAG CAGCGAATCAGCGCAATCGGCACGCTTTGGCAGCAAGCTGCTAATGCCCTACTACCCGAATACGTTGCCTTATGGCAGGGTCTACTAA